CAGACGGTGGGCTCTCATCAAGCTGGAGTCTCCGTCTGCAGATCTGCATCTGGATCTATAAGCTCAGACATCTGACTGTGTGAACTGACCTGCTGCTGTTGAGCTTTTCCAGCAGGAGCTTCATGGCTTCACCGCTTTTATCCATCACCTCCAGGATCACCACGATGCTGTACTGAGACATGATCTGGAGGAACAGGCCATGTTTACGTGACATCATTGACCAAATAATGAAGGAGGAACAGGGAGACCGCAGAAGCCGCTCTTCCTTCttctcctgtgttggtttctgCCAGAGGGGATAACATGCCTCACCTTGATCAGATGGTTGACGACCTTCTTGTCTGAGACTTTCTTCTGTCCCAGGTTCTTCATGTTGAAAGCTGCTATTTTCATGGTGACTTCATTCAGAAACAGAGAAGAGTTTGATGagtgagaggaggaggaagctgaGGAGCTCTCCTTCTGCATTTGTGGATCAGATGAAGAAACAGAAACTCTAATAAAACCTGTTGGAAACCCAAAGTGACCACAAAGAAGACACTTCCTCTGCTTCTGTCTCACTGACAGAATTATTCTGATGAAGATGTTTGGTCCGTtagttttatttcaataaagctTTGATGATTTCCTGGAAACTTTCCTTTGTAATAAATCAGTTTGATGTGAAaaggaaatataaaaaatacatttctaaaattGGGTCATTCCTTGTCTATGGTGCCATTTCAGCtatttaacttaaaaatgtaaataattttgacatgtttttaccAGCAGTGACTCGATTAATCAATGAATCCATTTCTATTCCTTCCAACCAGATGGATGCGTCTGAGGCAGAATCAATCGGACTAAACCGTTATCAAAATGAGACCAATCCAtaattgatattggaaaataccatctgGATTGATGTaaagtaggtttattttactataagggcccccccccccaaaaaaaaacacgggGGGGGGGCCTTTCTTGTGTGAAATATATATTAGTGAGGCTTATTCTGAAGGCCGCCTTTCGTTATACCTTAACCGTCTCTTCCTTCAttggcaaagttttttttaataaagtattaATAAAACAGTGTCATGGAAAGAAGATGTGTTTAAggtcaaatgtcattttaacacTTTACTTTCGGTTAAAGAAATTCAAATGGAATTTGGACCCCATTTAAAGGGATTTCATAGGTGAAGTCAGTCCCCCCTTAAGGCCACAGACATGCGCAGTGACTGTCTTTATCTCATTCTGGAAAGCGGTCAGGTAGCAGGGGGGGCATCAAACCCGCGCTGGTTCCTGAATGCAGCGACGCTGTGGGTTGATGTTTGATTGCTGAAAGCAATCGGACAGAAGTTCTTCACAGACATTTCATTTCCGGATCTTTGATGAATGAACGAGATTTAAATTCACAGAAACAGTCAAATAAATAACAGAAGTTATTTTGCTTCTCACGCAAAAGAAAACGAAACGAAAAGTTTCTGTTGGCCAAACACGGACGGACTTTCGGTCCGATCAAAGTCTGGAACCGAACTGAATCTCACCAGgaggtccagcagaaccagcagcagaaccagcagcaggtcCGGTCCGGAGGAGCAGCTGTGCAGGAAGTGTGTCCGCGCGGTAAACAGGCGCAGGTCTGCCTCTTATCAGCGGCTGCAGCTCCAACCCCGCGCGcgcttcctcttcctcacaccAAGGTCTTCCTCAGTGAACAGACAGGCGGGCTCAGTGACAAAGAAGTGATACTCTGGAGACTTTGGGGAATTCTGCAGCGCATcacctgctggggggggggggggggggggggggattcaccTGTTGCTCCTCCCCCTTTGTGTTCAGGTGATCCTTCAGATCCAGAACGTCTCTGGTTGGGCAGATTGTTAACTGCCTTCAAATTAAATTAATGCTGAAGGATTTATAGATTTTCATGTGcgtaaacatgtttttagtgGAGAGTTGCGTCATTGTGTGGTTGTCTGTGAAAGTTTGTAACGATTATTTCACTAAAAAGCTGAAGGACAGCTGAATGTCAGCTGTTTACATGCAGGAAGCTACAGAGACCACAACAGGAAGCTGCAGAGCCCACTTCCTGTCTGAGGAAGCAGCTTCAGCGGAGCGTTTATCTGTCAGAACCGACAAACGTTTGGTTCTGATCCCAAACGTCAGAGTCAGACCTGAGAAGtccagaaataaaacaacaaaatcattttctattcatttatttgaatCACATCAAACATGAAAACCATCCAGAGTGGACGGAACTCCAGAATCTGGTCCAGATGTTTTAGAACCTGTGTTCTGAAAGCTTTGCAGCAGAATTTACACTGTTGAGGAAACTTATCAAGAACTTTCAGTCCAATCCAGGAAGTTCTGGACCATCGAAAAGTTCGCCTCTAGACCTACAGGAGCAGATCAGAGAACCACGGAACCGGTTTGGACCAAAGATGCTGAGGGGGTGGAGCCTAAGCCCCTGGGCGCTGAAGGCCCGTCGTCTGGACGAGGAGCTCAGACCACCGAGGCCTAAGGTTCATGATGGAATGCAGGAAAATAGTCCAAAAGGCCGTCACCGCCTGCCGGGTCAGAGACGCGTCTGCGGGTCACTGCTCGTTCTGTTGCGTATCTGTGATGGTGGACACGGCGCCCTGGCCTTTGCTGACGTCGCTGATGCACGCCCACTGACCCTCCATCGACTCCTTCCACAGCGTCACCTTCAGCAGCGAGAACAGCAGAGTGAGGGGGGGGACGGGCACAAGAACGTTTGGAACCAGAGGACGGCGCCGAGGACTTCCTCACCTTGTTGTCTCCGCCTGAAACGGCGAGAATGTTCCCAGTGATGGACCAGCTGACGTGCCAGACCACATCGTTGAACTTATGCAGCAGCTTCGCCGTCCAGGTGTTGCCTGCTGGGTCGTCACATGTCCAGATGAAGACACGCCCATCCTGAGGACACGCAGACCTTTATCAGCATCCGTCCTACAACAACCCTGATGCTccagaaccaagtccagatCATCTCCCTAAACCTCCTCAGAAGCTTAACTTctgctccacctagtggccaaacggAGTACTGACATTCCTCCTAAAAACCTGGAGAACAAGACGGAAAAGGCCGGAACAAAGTTTACCTGGGAGCAGCTGGCGATGGTGCTGGTGGGGAGACCAATGGAAGGAGCCCATCCAACGTCTCTGACCCAATCACTGTGAGCCTCCAGCTTCTGGTCCTCCTTCCACTGACCGTCCTCCTCCCTGCAGGAGGAGCGGGTCAGACAGAGAGGACATCAAAGTTCCTCATCAGTCAGTCTGCAGGTGATCCCACCTGAACAGCTGTTCGGTCTGATGTTCATCAGAGCTTCAACTGGGAGACGGGATGCAGAAAAGGATCCAGGAAAtcactttgatttgaaatattttgttctACCACGGAGCAGAAACGAGCATTCGATCAATAAGTTCATCTCAACACTTTGTCATGTGACCCCAGTGACGGAGGTCAAAGGTCTCCTGTAGGTCTGTAGGACTTTCATctccctccacagattctctgtTGGACTGAGGTCCAGATTCTGGCTGGAAGACTCCATAACCTGAAATAGGTTTGATGGACCTGCTCCTTGGTTGCCATGGCGATGAGGAACCTTGAGGATCCTACTGGACGCTCCATCAGGATCCTCAATGttctcactgatggaaggaggtttctgACCTAAACCTCTCCATTCATGCTGTCCTTCAtacggatcagtcgtcctgggcCTTTAGTAAAAAGACGGTCCCAAACCATGATGgttccaccaccatgcttgacagtgggTATGGGGTTTATGGGGTCAGAGTTCATGTTTAGGGGAAATAAATCCTTATTGTCTGCTCCACTGTTCAAATAAATGATTCAGAACTAAATCCACCTGATTTCCTGGATTCATTTTCTACTTTCTGTCTCTGGCAGCTGAAGTTCTGATGAACATTACCGACCAGAACTTGCAGAATCTGTGACCTTTGGCCCGGCGTAACTCAAACTTACTTCCAGAGTTTAACCAGGTTGTCGCAGCCTCCGGAGACGAAGCGTTTGACGTAGTTCGGTTTCTGTCCGGACGGCTGATCTATCAAGCTGCCTGGAACCACAGCCGGAGCCCAACTCACAGCGTTGCAGCCGATCTGCAGCAGACACCGGATCACTGACCCGTAAACACAAAGGACAACCCGAGCAGAATCGGCCTTTCTCGGTGGACCAGCAGTAGTGGGTCAGACTCACAGTGTGTGCGTTGCTGATCTTTTTCACGTCCCACTGCTGATCTCCAGTTAGGGTGAGGAGGGAAATGGCTCCATCGGAGCTGCCGCAGGCCAGGATGAGGCCGAACTCATAGGGACCCCAGCAGACAGAGTTGACTGCAAACACGACAGCAGCAGCGCCATGAACACAAAGACGCGGCCGTTTACCGTGGTCACAGTGACTCTTCAAAGGTCTTCTTTTACATTCTACCCACTAGCTCTTCAGCATAATCAGCGGAGGTCAGCCGATTCTGTCGCagacaaaagcaggaagtgtTGCATAGCGGCCTTAAGCGATCAGTTCAGCTGATTCCTGCTGATCGCAGAAACAGACGAGGATTTACGCTTCGTCAAAGAGCACGAGCCGCCGGCGGCGTCTCCGCTGTCAAAAGCACGGAGAACGTCTCTCCTGCTTTCGGATCGGCTGAAGTTCCACagcaacacaaacaacaaccaGTAAAAATGATAACAAACACAATCTAACTCTGGTGTGGAATTACAAACACTGAGAATAGGATAAGAAATGGCATTTACCATAAACACCTACAGAGTAGCTGTAATGGAATGAGCTGGAGTTCTAACACTGGATGAGGGGAAACATTCCCTTACTGACCTGAGGACTCGTGTCCCGTGTACTCGTACATCTTGTCCCAAGCTCCGTTCTCCTCCTTCCAGACGATGACCTTCCGGTCGTAGGAGCAGGAGGCCAGGATGTTCCCAAACATGGGGTGGGCCCACGCCACCTGCCAGACGGGCCCTTCATGGCTGAACGAAGAACACAAAATCTCTCACACGCGAGTTCAGAGTAGAAATGAACTTTTCACGATGAAAGCCGTTTGTGTTTCACGATATTTGTCAGCGTGTATTATACCAGCATAAAGAACATTAAACTAGAAGTTATTCTTCTTGGAGAACACCCACCTGCTGTTCTTTACTGCATTTAACAGAGGATAACTAAGACTTTTCTGAGGATGACTCACCCTCGGAGGTCTGCCACTAGAATCTGTCCTCCGTTCCTGACATCAAAGATCTTGACAGTGCGGTCAGAGGAGCATGTGGCGAGTCGCGTCCCGTAATAATCCATCTGAGCGTCATGCTGAAACACAGAAACATGTATGTGTTCACAGCCAGTGAAACCATTTCTATGTGTCTGATGTTTCAAATGGACATTTTGAGATTGAAAGGGAAACACGTATGCTGGTTATGTCAATCATTATACTGGCACTAAATGAAGGCACAAATCCAGAACTCCTGGATCTAAACCTTTCATGTCAGCCGTTTGAATCTACAGCACCTCTGGATCAGGAAGAGGCTGTTTAAAAACCACCTAGAGAGCGGTGGTCTTCCAGCTGAAAGGGTGACATCATCGGCGTGTGAAGGTCAAAGGTCTTTAGTACTAGTAGGTAGAAAGAAACACTGCAGAAAGGCAGGTCGTTACATTTGGATAAAGGGAAGATTTCTGAGAATTTAACTCCTAAAACCAGAATAAAGACATGAAGAGAACTTTTCAACACGTGTGAGTATTTAGACACGCCATCACTTCCCATCCAACTCACCTGAAGATTTACAGATGCATGAATGCAGATGGGATGCAACTGCCAGGCGTGTCTAGTGTTTAAGTGTATACAGCACAGCGCTTTTAATACtagaacaaatcatttttaattgagGATCCTCACATCAGTGAAATCAGGGGCTGGAGGTTGATTTAGATGCTTTTATGCAACAGACAACTGCCTCAATGCTATCaagaatgaaacattttgatGTTGAAGGGAATTCATCCATCCCGCTCAGGattacagggttgctggagcctatcccatcaGGGTTCACCCAGGACACTTCACCCGTGCatcacagagacacacaacaacacacatgAACCTTTACAGCATGTCCCTGGACTCGTCAACAAAAAGTTATGTGTTCGTACTTTTAGAACACTGTGACCTCTGATAGGTTGATAACATGTTTGTCTTTCTTGTATGTTCGTTTAAAATGAAGCCCGTCTCTATGATCATGTGTTAGGCAAACGTTTCCCTCTAAAATCATTAAGGGTATCATTCAGGAACAAGTATCACAATAAAATCCAGCCTTTCTGATAAAAGTGGGTCATTTCTTCTAAAGAGATTAAAGCACAAAGAACAAGATGAACTTCAAGAAAACAacaagacagacagaaaaaacacgTTTCCCCCACAAACAAACCTAAGGATAAATGTAATTATAAATCAATATTAATGATTAGTTCCAAACGATAACGATACAGCCCCAAAATAGAGTAATCAAACCACAGTAAAAGTTTAATTGTAAGAACGGATAAACGTGTGAAACAATATTAAACAAATTCAATGTAATTATCCATCCACGGATAGCATAGTGGGAGGTCAAACACTTACAATCATGTCCTCGTGGGAGGTGTCCACGGTGTTAATAACGGAGACCTATAGATTAGAAACAGCAGAATTTTATTTGAcctgttcataaaaaaaataaccatcATTGTTTTTATCTGCAGTGCTAACGCGTCAGCTAGTATTTCGGCTAACGGGAGCTAGCTAACTGTGAGTCTTAGCAGGCAAACGTAaactttaaagatgtttttaagaAATGCTAAAACCATTTTTATAAAGTATTTTAACCAACCATCGCTGCTGTTTAACCCAAAAACCCTTCAACAGTTTTCTGGTCGCTTAGCAATGAATCGACCGGGTTTACAAACTACTCCGACGTGGCAACAAGTACCGCAGACCGCTTCCAGAGCCCGAGACTTGCTTCCGGCGGAAGTGACGCAATCGAAACGTAAGTTCCGCCTACACGACAACAAcgcaaaattacatttacaaagcCTGTTGATGCAACGAcagggctgctccctgttcccttctctgtctatctgtctctctgtctatctgtgccggtcccaagcccggttgctttgagaaggttgcgtcaggaagggcatccggcgtaaaacattgccaagtttaccatgcgacttgttcgctgtggcgacccctgatgggaaaagccgaaagaggaaaaaaaaaaaaaaaaaaaaaaaaaaaaagttgatgcaACGAAAGAAGAGTCAAAACATCTTcctgtaaaataacaaaaggtATATTTTCACATTAAACAATCTAAATTTATTTGGGACAATACTCACACACATGAAagccaattaaaaaataaagttataaatcAGAAAACAATCTATTTACAAAACAACCTTGTATGTTATTCAAACAAATTCATGGCAAACAGAGACTGTAAAACTTCTCTTTACAGTCCATGGTTTAGGATTTCAAAACGAACTCGGCTGTAATGCTCGGTTTGTCCACACGAGGGAGACATAAACCAGAATAAGTGTGCTGTATTTTTAGCTGACCCTGGGGGTGTCAGGTTTAAGGTTAGCTCCGCTTTCTGCCCACCAGCCTCGCCATGTTGTCAGGGTGAATCTGGTTCCCCAGTTCCATTGCTTTCCTACAGATTTAGCATTTATCGGCGTCCGTGTCAGCTGTTAAAGAACCATCATGTCTAACGTGTCCTACCACATCTCCAACCTGTTGGAGAAAATGACCTCCACTGACAAAGACTTCAGGTAAAGTAAGAGACAGCTGCTCATCAGCTGCTCATCAGCTCTGACAGTGAGACCCTTTTTACTCTGACTCGTCATTCGATTGTAGATATTTCTTTTGTCAAAACGTTTGTTTAAGACACTCTGAGTAATGAATATAAAGCAGTGAATGTTAAagtaatgaacattttaatttaaaatctgatCAGAGACTCAGAGGAGAAAAGACAGTTATTAAAaggttctttttttacattttgctgaAAATGCAGATGTATTTAGTTtactaacatttaaaaagtgcaaaattCAAATGACAAAGAAGTGAAAGTAAAAGTTTCATTACACACACATCATGAAACTTGAACACAAACTTTAGAAGTACAACAAGAAGCGAATCCTAAACTCAGGTGTTTGTGTACAGAACGaaacctttaaaactgttttagttGATTTCTTTGTAAAGATTTGTTTATGTCACGCTTTTGAATCCAAACTATTTCAATTATTAAAATCAAATCACAACTGAAGCTTCAATAAAGAATATGAAAACAAGAGGCGGCATCTCCAAAAGTTGACAACTTCTACAgtatttttagaataaaacgTTAGACTAATCATGGCCTAAATCTATGCACCAAAGTCAcaattcaacttaaaaaatgaCAGCATCTACAATATGTCCCgtcaaacaaacatgtttatgtATAATaactagaaaacgacacagtaaGATCTTTGTGAGGAGATAGCTTAGTCCtgtgttttaatattattttgtagGAATCCATAAGTGGAGCAGATAAGGCGTTTTATTATGAGGACAGAGAGCATCGGGCCTCAATGAATGTTCTGTGGGCCGGAGTGGTCCTCCATTGGAGACCGgggaagaaagaaagacagacagacaggcagacagacagaaagtgaTCTCAGTGTAGCCAAACACGGTGACGTATGTTTCAGAGGACGTTCGattggccattctgcatgtcaatcaagtcacgTATTTCATGCTGAGGATGATTATTCGCTGgggaataaaaatatatttttatttttgatgccCCGCTACCATCACACCCGTCATACTTAGCACCCCCTtggtaaaaacatttcttttgcttGTAGCATCAGCGTGTCATTGCCTAAATCACTGGATGCTGGTTTGATTCCAGCCACACTGAGCTGCTTCCTTCATGTTTGCTCAGAGATCACTTTATTTGAAGGTTCAGACCTGCAGAAGGAGCAGGACACTTTGCTCCAAGTGTCTCATTTCTCTGCATGTGCTGCTGCATCCAGGTTCATGGCCACGAACGACCTGATGCTG
The nucleotide sequence above comes from Oryzias latipes chromosome 5, ASM223467v1. Encoded proteins:
- the sec13 gene encoding protein SEC13 homolog — its product is MVSVINTVDTSHEDMIHDAQMDYYGTRLATCSSDRTVKIFDVRNGGQILVADLRGHEGPVWQVAWAHPMFGNILASCSYDRKVIVWKEENGAWDKMYEYTGHESSVNSVCWGPYEFGLILACGSSDGAISLLTLTGDQQWDVKKISNAHTIGCNAVSWAPAVVPGSLIDQPSGQKPNYVKRFVSGGCDNLVKLWKEEDGQWKEDQKLEAHSDWVRDVGWAPSIGLPTSTIASCSQDGRVFIWTCDDPAGNTWTAKLLHKFNDVVWHVSWSITGNILAVSGGDNKVTLWKESMEGQWACISDVSKGQGAVSTITDTQQNEQ